The following proteins come from a genomic window of Microbacterium lemovicicum:
- the smc gene encoding chromosome segregation protein SMC, with the protein MHLKSVTLKGFKSFAHPTTFAFEPGVTAIVGPNGSGKSNVVDALAWVMGEQGAKTLRGGKMEDVIFAGTATRGPLGRAEVQLTIDNADGALPIEYAEVTISRTLFRNGASEYAINGDTCRLLDVQELLSDSGLGREMHVIVGQGRLDSVLQASPEDRRGFIEEAAGILKHRRRKEKTLRKLDAMEANLTRLSDLAGELRRQLKPLGRQADIAREAAGIAAEVRDAKARLSADELMRLKAELEDHTRSEQERHAERIVLQDRGANLAARIAALEADQRSEDVDAARGTAFALERVQERMRGLYSLAGQRLSLLGEDDDAAVQHPTVSQAMIDEARAEIDEIGLAREGAQDAAAEAARDVLRARAELDALDTDIAAQSALVSEHDMKLTTLRGTAEAAASALGAVRAAVERQQRALDAATARRSQAEEELAASDPELVPEESAAEHAADYERAQRDAAESEAQVASLRERLHAAEREAEALTAQTKALGRALDVKNGATELLTRGVAGLRGIVGDDVQVRSGYEAAIAAALGPLADGVLADDAESALHAAIGVRGGDLGVVDLVIADAARSDPVLPPVDGVVHATDVVTAPDGVMAVLARVLIADDLDGAAAALRAVVEAEDPLPVTVVTRGGEVVTPSTMRAGSGSARSRLELVAERDAAADRLGEITVIADSLREALQDAVTAQAAARHRTKSSLEALRAHDAALAAQAERVNRASVRHEAAVAECDRLAAGLAQAEAAVADAESAADVARNRLRDAEEAPRPILDASARDGLLEALELTRDREMRARLDVETLRERVRATEARVVGLQHQRERERAAAEEAARRAVIRRMQREVAADVAAQLPPLLDSVDRSVSQARVELATAETARTALTAELSELRQQESAVRERLARLTESVHGLELQMHEKRLHVTSLRERVASELSLDENILLAEYGPGDDFDRAAERRRLQEAERKLGQLGRVNPLALEEFAALEQRHRFLTEQLTDLTQTRRDLLTIIEDLDERMQTIFLAAFEDTRTAFGEVFPILFPGGTGSISLTKPDEPLVTGIEVMARPAGKKIERLSLLSGGERSLAAVAFLTAIFKARPSPFYILDEVEAALDDANLGRLLGVFEQLRESSQLIVITHQKRTMEIADALYGVSMRQDGVSAVVGQRTAARVG; encoded by the coding sequence ATGCACCTGAAGAGCGTGACGCTCAAAGGGTTCAAGTCGTTCGCCCATCCCACCACGTTCGCCTTCGAGCCCGGGGTGACCGCGATCGTCGGCCCCAACGGCTCAGGCAAGTCGAATGTCGTCGATGCGCTGGCATGGGTCATGGGCGAGCAGGGTGCCAAGACCCTCCGCGGCGGCAAGATGGAGGACGTCATCTTCGCCGGCACCGCGACGCGCGGCCCGCTCGGTCGCGCCGAGGTGCAGCTGACGATCGACAACGCCGACGGGGCACTGCCGATCGAGTACGCCGAGGTGACGATCAGCCGCACGCTGTTCCGCAACGGCGCGAGCGAGTACGCGATCAACGGCGACACCTGCCGTCTGCTCGACGTGCAGGAGCTGCTGAGCGACTCCGGCCTCGGCCGTGAGATGCACGTCATCGTCGGTCAGGGGCGTCTGGACAGCGTGCTGCAGGCCTCGCCGGAAGACCGGCGCGGCTTCATCGAGGAAGCGGCCGGCATCCTGAAGCATCGCCGTCGCAAGGAGAAGACCCTCCGCAAGCTCGACGCGATGGAGGCCAACCTCACCCGCCTGAGCGACCTCGCGGGCGAACTCCGCCGGCAGCTCAAGCCGCTGGGACGCCAGGCCGACATCGCCCGCGAGGCCGCCGGGATCGCCGCCGAGGTGCGCGACGCGAAGGCACGGCTCTCTGCGGACGAGCTGATGCGCCTCAAGGCCGAGCTCGAGGACCACACCCGCAGCGAGCAGGAGCGGCATGCCGAGCGCATCGTGCTGCAGGACCGCGGCGCCAACCTCGCCGCCCGCATCGCCGCCCTCGAGGCGGACCAGCGGTCGGAGGACGTCGACGCCGCCCGCGGCACCGCCTTCGCGCTCGAGCGGGTGCAGGAGCGCATGCGCGGCCTGTACAGCCTCGCCGGCCAGCGTCTCTCGCTGCTGGGCGAGGACGACGACGCCGCGGTGCAGCATCCCACCGTCTCCCAAGCCATGATCGACGAGGCCCGGGCGGAGATCGACGAGATCGGCCTCGCTCGCGAGGGGGCGCAGGATGCCGCGGCCGAGGCCGCGCGCGACGTGCTGCGCGCGCGGGCCGAGCTCGATGCCCTCGACACCGACATCGCCGCGCAGAGCGCACTGGTCTCGGAGCACGACATGAAGCTCACGACGCTCCGGGGGACCGCGGAGGCCGCCGCATCCGCCCTCGGCGCCGTCCGTGCCGCGGTGGAGCGACAGCAGCGCGCGCTCGACGCCGCGACGGCCCGGCGCAGCCAGGCGGAGGAGGAGCTGGCCGCCTCTGACCCCGAGCTCGTCCCCGAGGAGTCGGCCGCCGAGCACGCCGCGGACTACGAGCGGGCGCAGCGGGACGCCGCGGAGTCGGAGGCGCAGGTCGCATCTCTGCGCGAGCGCCTGCACGCCGCGGAGCGCGAAGCGGAGGCCCTCACCGCTCAGACGAAGGCGCTCGGTCGGGCTCTCGACGTCAAGAACGGCGCGACCGAGCTCCTGACCCGCGGCGTCGCGGGGCTGCGCGGCATCGTCGGCGACGATGTGCAGGTGCGCTCCGGCTACGAGGCGGCCATCGCCGCGGCGCTCGGTCCGCTCGCCGACGGCGTCCTCGCCGACGACGCCGAGTCGGCCCTGCATGCCGCGATCGGCGTGCGCGGCGGAGACCTCGGCGTGGTCGACCTCGTGATCGCGGACGCCGCGCGCTCCGATCCCGTGCTGCCGCCGGTGGACGGTGTCGTGCACGCGACCGATGTGGTGACCGCGCCGGACGGGGTGATGGCGGTGCTCGCGCGCGTCCTCATCGCCGACGACCTGGACGGCGCGGCGGCAGCCCTGCGCGCCGTCGTGGAGGCCGAAGATCCGCTGCCCGTCACCGTGGTGACACGCGGCGGCGAGGTGGTCACGCCCAGCACGATGCGAGCGGGGTCGGGGTCGGCGCGCTCGCGGCTCGAGCTCGTCGCCGAACGGGATGCCGCGGCCGACCGTCTCGGTGAGATCACCGTCATCGCGGATTCGCTCCGCGAGGCGCTGCAGGACGCGGTGACGGCGCAGGCGGCCGCGCGACACCGCACCAAGTCGTCGCTGGAGGCGCTGCGCGCCCACGACGCCGCCCTCGCCGCGCAAGCCGAGCGGGTCAACCGCGCCTCCGTCCGGCACGAGGCGGCCGTCGCGGAGTGCGACCGGCTCGCCGCGGGACTCGCGCAGGCCGAGGCGGCCGTCGCCGACGCCGAGTCGGCGGCCGATGTCGCCCGCAACCGGCTGCGCGACGCGGAGGAGGCGCCGCGGCCGATCCTCGACGCGTCGGCCCGCGACGGCCTGCTCGAGGCGCTCGAGCTGACGCGCGACCGGGAGATGCGCGCGCGCCTGGACGTCGAGACCCTGCGCGAGCGCGTGCGGGCGACCGAGGCGCGCGTGGTGGGTCTGCAGCACCAGAGGGAGCGCGAGCGCGCCGCCGCGGAAGAGGCCGCGCGCCGCGCGGTGATCCGCCGGATGCAGCGGGAGGTCGCCGCCGACGTGGCAGCCCAGCTGCCGCCCCTCCTCGACTCCGTCGACCGCTCCGTGTCGCAGGCGCGGGTCGAGCTCGCCACCGCCGAGACGGCGCGCACCGCCCTGACCGCGGAGCTGAGCGAGCTCCGTCAGCAGGAGTCCGCCGTGCGCGAGCGGCTCGCCCGCCTTACGGAATCAGTCCACGGTCTCGAGCTGCAGATGCATGAGAAGCGGCTGCACGTGACGAGCCTGCGGGAGCGCGTGGCCTCGGAGCTCTCGCTCGACGAGAATATTCTCCTGGCGGAATACGGCCCTGGCGACGACTTCGATCGGGCCGCGGAGCGCCGCCGTCTGCAGGAGGCGGAGCGCAAGCTCGGCCAGCTCGGGCGCGTGAATCCTCTGGCTCTCGAGGAGTTCGCGGCCCTCGAGCAGCGACACCGCTTCCTCACCGAGCAGCTGACCGACCTCACCCAGACGCGTCGCGACCTGCTCACGATCATCGAAGACCTCGACGAGCGGATGCAGACGATCTTCCTGGCCGCGTTCGAGGACACGCGCACCGCGTTCGGCGAGGTCTTCCCGATCCTCTTCCCTGGCGGCACCGGCAGCATCTCGCTGACCAAGCCCGACGAGCCGCTCGTCACCGGCATCGAGGTCATGGCGCGCCCGGCGGGCAAGAAGATCGAGCGGCTGTCGCTGCTGTCGGGTGGCGAGCGGTCGCTGGCCGCGGTGGCCTTCCTGACGGCGATCTTCAAGGCCCGGCCCAGCCCGTTCTACATCCTCGACGAGGTGGAGGCCGCCCTCGACGACGCGAACCTCGGGCGGCTCCTGGGCGTCTTCGAGCAGCTGCGGGAGTCCAGCCAGCTCATCGTCATCACGCACCAGAAGCGCACGATGGAGATCGCCGACGCCCTCTACGGCGTCTCTATGCGCCAGGACGGCGTCTCGGCGGTCGTCGGCCAGCGCACGGCCGCCCGCGTCGGCTGA
- the mutM gene encoding bifunctional DNA-formamidopyrimidine glycosylase/DNA-(apurinic or apyrimidinic site) lyase: MPELPEVEVVRAGLEPAVTGATVLAVTVVDERALTRHTAGALDFESALTGRRLAGAARRGKFLWMPLAEQEVQTALVAHLGMSGQLLLRPAGAAPERHERIRLDVEHPQHGELAVVFADQRTFGSLALDTLTATPDGAAGGRGTDVAAVPRQVAHIARDPLDPAFRDTVFRSALRGKGSAIKRVLLDQTTVSGIGNIYADEALWAARIHPETPARDLAPRAVTRLLAEIRAVLERALAEGGTSFDAQYVNVNGQAGYFAHSLNAYGRTGQPCPRCGRPITRVSFMNRSSHYCPRCQRMPRVPAVA; the protein is encoded by the coding sequence GTGCCCGAACTCCCCGAGGTCGAGGTCGTCCGCGCCGGGCTGGAGCCCGCCGTGACGGGCGCGACCGTCCTGGCCGTCACCGTCGTGGATGAGCGTGCGCTGACGCGACACACCGCCGGAGCGCTCGACTTCGAGAGCGCCCTGACCGGCCGTCGTCTGGCGGGCGCGGCGCGGCGCGGCAAGTTCCTCTGGATGCCGCTGGCAGAGCAGGAGGTGCAGACCGCGCTGGTGGCGCACCTCGGGATGAGCGGACAGCTGCTGCTGCGGCCGGCCGGCGCCGCGCCCGAGCGGCACGAGCGCATCCGGCTCGACGTCGAGCATCCCCAGCACGGCGAACTCGCGGTCGTCTTCGCCGACCAGCGCACCTTCGGCTCGCTCGCGCTCGACACGCTCACCGCCACGCCGGACGGGGCGGCCGGCGGCCGCGGCACCGACGTCGCCGCGGTTCCGCGGCAGGTCGCGCACATCGCGCGCGACCCGCTCGACCCCGCATTCCGCGACACGGTGTTCCGATCGGCGCTCCGGGGCAAGGGCTCGGCGATCAAGCGCGTGCTGCTGGACCAGACCACGGTGAGCGGCATCGGCAACATCTACGCCGACGAGGCACTGTGGGCGGCGCGGATCCATCCCGAGACGCCCGCCCGTGACCTCGCGCCCCGTGCCGTCACGCGCCTCCTCGCGGAGATCCGCGCCGTGCTCGAGCGTGCGCTTGCCGAGGGCGGCACCAGCTTCGACGCGCAGTACGTCAACGTGAACGGCCAGGCGGGGTACTTCGCCCACTCGCTGAACGCATACGGTCGCACCGGACAGCCCTGCCCGCGCTGCGGGCGGCCGATCACCCGCGTCTCCTTCATGAACCGCTCGAGCCACTACTGCCCGAGATGCCAGCGGATGCCGCGGGTGCCGGCCGTCGCGTGA
- the rnc gene encoding ribonuclease III, translating to MTDVTTERSALTDKLGVIIDPELLSLALTHRSWAYEHGQVPHNERLEFLGDSILGQAVTVRLFTAHPELDEGSLAKRRASVVSTVALAEVARGIGLGQHVLLGRGEDQTGGRDKDSILADTMEAVLGAAYLSAGPDAATALVLRLVEPLLADPERHGAAMDPKTSLQELAARAGVAPPTYAIESSGPDHDRRFAATVKVGGVSAMGVGSSKKQAEMAAALLAWRTMSDAV from the coding sequence GTGACCGACGTCACCACCGAGCGCTCGGCGCTCACCGACAAGCTCGGGGTCATCATCGACCCCGAGCTTCTGTCGCTTGCCCTCACGCATCGGTCGTGGGCCTACGAGCACGGCCAGGTGCCCCACAATGAGCGGCTCGAGTTCCTCGGCGACTCCATCCTCGGCCAGGCCGTGACGGTGCGCCTCTTCACCGCGCACCCGGAGCTCGACGAGGGCTCGCTGGCCAAGCGCCGCGCCAGCGTCGTCTCGACCGTCGCGCTCGCAGAGGTCGCCCGCGGCATCGGTCTCGGGCAGCATGTGCTGCTCGGCCGGGGTGAGGACCAGACCGGCGGTCGCGACAAGGACTCGATCCTCGCCGACACCATGGAGGCCGTCCTCGGCGCCGCCTATCTGTCGGCCGGACCCGATGCGGCCACCGCCCTCGTGCTGCGTCTGGTCGAGCCGCTGCTCGCCGACCCCGAGCGGCACGGCGCCGCGATGGACCCGAAGACCAGCCTGCAGGAGCTGGCGGCCCGCGCCGGCGTGGCGCCCCCGACCTACGCCATCGAGTCGTCCGGTCCCGACCACGACCGACGCTTCGCCGCGACCGTGAAGGTGGGCGGAGTCTCGGCCATGGGTGTGGGATCCAGCAAGAAGCAGGCCGAGATGGCCGCCGCGCTGCTCGCGTGGCGCACCATGAGCGACGCGGTCTGA
- the rpmF gene encoding 50S ribosomal protein L32, which produces MAGNPPKRKVSRSNTRSRRAQWKAEPTPLVKTVENGKVVYSRPHQAKVVTDSQGTELFLEYKGRKVADV; this is translated from the coding sequence ATGGCAGGTAACCCCCCGAAGCGGAAAGTCTCGCGCTCGAACACCCGTTCGCGCCGCGCGCAGTGGAAGGCGGAGCCCACCCCCCTGGTGAAGACCGTCGAGAACGGCAAGGTCGTCTACAGCCGTCCCCACCAGGCCAAGGTCGTCACCGACTCGCAGGGCACCGAACTCTTCCTGGAGTACAAGGGCCGCAAGGTCGCCGACGTCTGA
- a CDS encoding ATP-dependent DNA helicase RecG: MPDFALESRLDGAVGGKTAGALERAFGMHTVGDLLAHYPRRYARRGELTAITSLPVGEPVTIVAEVRRSSERRMQNRKGSLLEVVISDGQGELSLTFFNQAWRIKDLRPGRRGIFSGKVGEYRSSLQLTNPDYELFDDEATAQMTAEANANLPIPIYPATGTVASWQIAKIVQLVLDGLGPVPDPLPDEFRRHRGLLPARTAIEKIHRPGFEDEIEPARATLRMHEAFVLQAALLQQRQFVRAMSATRRAAAEGGLLERFDAALPFSRTPDQESVGDRIARDLVGDWPMNRLVQGEVGSGKTLVALRAMLQVAESGGQSALIAPTEVLAAQHVRSIARMLGPQLAPLLMPTLLTGQQPAAERRKAALRAASGQALIVVGTHALLSESTTFADLGLVVVDEQHRFGVEQREVLRAKGMAPHALVLTATPIPRTVAMTVFGDLDVSTIRTLPAGRAGIQSFVAPLAEKPAWFGRVWDRIAEEVGKGHQAFVVCPAIDSDTAAKDGADEPAAPEDEDDGEPTRMRWGVVQAADVLSRHPAFSSIRVEILHGKMPSDQKDAVMQAFARGDIDVLVATTVVEVGVDVANASTMAILEADRFGVSQLHQLRGRVGRGGVPGLCLLVTEAPLGTPARERVEAVAATTDGFELAEVDLTLRGEGDVLGDRQSGVRSSLRLLRVVADADIIAEARAEAEQVLDEDPALQRHRELAAAIERRVGSQERAALAKN, from the coding sequence ATGCCGGACTTCGCCCTCGAATCGCGCCTCGACGGCGCGGTCGGCGGCAAGACGGCCGGCGCCCTCGAACGGGCCTTCGGGATGCACACCGTGGGCGATCTCCTCGCGCACTACCCGCGCCGCTACGCCCGCCGCGGCGAGCTGACCGCCATCACGTCGCTTCCGGTGGGCGAGCCGGTGACGATCGTCGCCGAGGTGAGGCGCTCCTCGGAACGGCGCATGCAGAACCGCAAGGGCTCCCTGCTGGAGGTCGTCATCAGCGACGGGCAGGGGGAGCTGTCGCTGACGTTCTTCAATCAGGCCTGGCGGATCAAGGATCTGCGCCCGGGCCGCCGCGGCATCTTCTCGGGAAAGGTGGGGGAGTACCGCAGCTCCCTGCAGCTGACCAACCCCGACTACGAGCTGTTCGACGACGAGGCCACCGCGCAGATGACCGCGGAGGCCAACGCGAACCTCCCCATCCCGATCTACCCCGCCACGGGCACCGTGGCCAGCTGGCAGATCGCGAAGATCGTGCAGCTCGTGCTCGACGGCCTCGGGCCCGTTCCCGACCCGCTCCCCGACGAGTTCCGCCGGCACCGCGGCCTGCTGCCGGCGCGCACGGCCATCGAGAAGATCCACCGTCCCGGCTTCGAGGACGAGATCGAGCCAGCTCGGGCGACGCTGCGCATGCACGAGGCGTTCGTGCTGCAGGCGGCGCTGCTGCAGCAGCGGCAGTTCGTGCGGGCGATGTCCGCGACCCGCCGCGCGGCGGCCGAGGGCGGTCTCCTCGAGCGCTTCGACGCGGCGCTGCCCTTCTCCCGCACGCCCGACCAGGAGTCGGTCGGCGACCGCATCGCCCGCGACCTGGTGGGCGACTGGCCGATGAACCGGCTGGTGCAGGGCGAGGTCGGCTCCGGCAAGACGCTCGTCGCCCTCCGCGCCATGCTGCAGGTGGCCGAGAGCGGCGGTCAGTCGGCGCTGATCGCCCCCACCGAGGTGCTCGCCGCGCAGCATGTCCGATCCATCGCCCGGATGCTGGGGCCGCAGCTGGCCCCGCTGCTCATGCCCACGCTGCTCACCGGCCAGCAGCCGGCCGCCGAGCGCCGCAAGGCCGCCCTGCGCGCCGCGTCCGGGCAGGCGCTCATCGTCGTCGGCACCCACGCGCTCCTCAGCGAGTCGACGACGTTCGCCGACCTCGGACTGGTCGTCGTGGACGAGCAGCACCGCTTCGGCGTCGAGCAGCGCGAGGTGCTCCGCGCCAAGGGGATGGCTCCGCACGCGCTCGTGCTGACCGCCACGCCGATCCCGCGCACCGTCGCCATGACGGTCTTCGGCGACCTGGACGTCTCGACCATCCGCACGCTGCCGGCCGGACGCGCCGGCATCCAGAGCTTCGTGGCCCCCCTCGCCGAGAAGCCGGCGTGGTTCGGGCGCGTCTGGGACCGCATCGCGGAGGAGGTGGGCAAGGGCCACCAGGCGTTCGTGGTGTGCCCGGCGATCGACTCCGACACGGCCGCGAAGGACGGCGCCGACGAGCCCGCGGCGCCGGAGGACGAGGACGATGGCGAGCCCACCCGCATGCGCTGGGGCGTCGTGCAGGCCGCGGACGTGCTGTCGCGGCATCCGGCGTTCTCGTCGATCCGCGTGGAGATCCTGCACGGCAAGATGCCTTCGGACCAGAAGGACGCGGTCATGCAGGCCTTCGCCCGCGGCGACATCGACGTGCTCGTGGCCACGACCGTGGTCGAGGTCGGCGTCGACGTGGCCAACGCCTCGACGATGGCCATCCTCGAGGCCGACCGCTTCGGCGTCTCGCAGCTCCACCAGCTCCGCGGTCGCGTCGGCCGTGGCGGCGTGCCCGGCCTCTGCCTGCTCGTGACCGAGGCGCCCCTCGGCACCCCGGCGCGCGAGCGCGTGGAGGCCGTCGCCGCGACGACCGACGGGTTCGAGCTCGCCGAGGTCGACCTCACCCTGCGCGGCGAGGGCGACGTGCTCGGCGACCGTCAGTCCGGCGTGCGGTCGTCCCTGCGCCTGCTGCGGGTGGTGGCCGACGCCGACATCATCGCCGAGGCGCGCGCGGAGGCGGAGCAGGTGCTCGACGAGGACCCCGCCCTGCAGCGGCACCGCGAGCTGGCGGCGGCGATCGAGCGGCGCGTGGGGTCGCAGGAACGCGCCGCCCTCGCGAAGAACTGA
- the coaD gene encoding pantetheine-phosphate adenylyltransferase — MNSRIAVVPGSFDPPTLGHLDVIRRAAALYDRLHVLVVHNPGKEAMLPIAQRLALLEQSIAEGDVEGDVVVASWSMGLLVDYATDVDAGVLVKGIRSQVDVAYETPMAIVNRHLAHVETVFLLPDPAHAMVSSSLVRQVAGLGGDVSPFVPPAVARFLDPEAAAR, encoded by the coding sequence ATGAACAGCCGGATCGCCGTCGTCCCGGGGTCGTTCGACCCGCCGACGCTCGGACACCTCGACGTGATCCGCCGGGCGGCGGCGCTCTACGACCGGCTGCACGTGCTCGTCGTGCACAACCCGGGCAAGGAGGCGATGCTTCCCATCGCCCAGCGTCTGGCGCTGCTGGAGCAGTCGATCGCGGAGGGCGACGTCGAGGGCGACGTCGTCGTCGCCTCCTGGTCGATGGGCCTGCTGGTGGACTACGCGACCGACGTCGATGCCGGTGTGCTGGTGAAAGGCATCCGCTCGCAGGTCGATGTCGCGTACGAGACGCCCATGGCGATCGTGAACCGTCACCTCGCCCACGTCGAGACGGTGTTCCTCCTGCCCGATCCGGCGCATGCGATGGTGTCGAGCTCGCTCGTGCGCCAGGTGGCCGGCCTAGGCGGCGACGTGTCACCGTTCGTCCCGCCGGCCGTGGCCCGCTTCCTCGACCCCGAGGCCGCCGCCCGCTGA
- a CDS encoding GNAT family N-acetyltransferase — MTRPATALALTRIPVPQTLDGDDARLFRAIAEIGTAVCRHDAGHDHLDHTAQELLPSWQEQVDRTQVGYAVEAGDEVLGIVTTVHQNGDAPRSLEFDLLVSPDRWGEGIEEMLLAAAEDEARRHGIPVVQTYSLHRADTPGEKLVPGTGWGSVPADDRQTRLMVAHGYALEQVERNSVLDLREPLPLVEAMLAEALAAAGPDYRPIAWTLPTPDEWVEKIAYPISRMSTDVPAGDLVWDEEVWDAARVRRRDARLQAAGTTVSVSAVLHEPSGTIVAYNELALAGPADSATSQWGTLVLREHRGHRLGTVVKCANLLRWRDIAPESPFVSTFNAEENRPMLDINEAIGFVGVSVAGAWQKTL; from the coding sequence ATGACCCGCCCCGCCACCGCACTCGCCCTCACCAGGATCCCCGTCCCGCAGACGCTGGACGGCGACGACGCTCGCCTCTTCCGCGCGATCGCCGAGATCGGCACCGCGGTCTGCCGGCACGACGCCGGACACGACCACCTCGACCACACGGCCCAGGAGCTCCTCCCGTCGTGGCAGGAGCAGGTCGACCGCACGCAGGTCGGCTACGCCGTCGAGGCCGGGGACGAGGTGCTCGGCATCGTGACGACCGTCCACCAGAACGGCGACGCGCCCCGCAGTCTCGAGTTCGACCTTCTGGTCTCGCCCGACCGGTGGGGCGAGGGCATCGAGGAGATGCTGCTCGCGGCCGCCGAGGACGAAGCACGTCGTCACGGCATCCCCGTCGTGCAGACCTACTCCCTCCACCGGGCGGACACGCCCGGCGAGAAGCTGGTGCCGGGGACGGGGTGGGGTTCGGTGCCCGCCGACGACCGGCAGACCCGGCTGATGGTCGCGCACGGCTACGCGCTCGAGCAGGTGGAGCGCAACAGCGTCCTCGACCTGCGGGAGCCCCTCCCCCTCGTGGAGGCGATGCTCGCCGAGGCCCTCGCCGCGGCCGGACCGGACTACCGCCCGATCGCGTGGACACTGCCGACGCCCGACGAGTGGGTCGAGAAGATCGCCTACCCGATCTCGCGGATGTCGACGGACGTTCCGGCGGGTGATCTCGTCTGGGACGAGGAGGTGTGGGATGCCGCGCGCGTGCGTCGTCGGGACGCACGCCTCCAGGCGGCCGGCACCACCGTGTCGGTGTCCGCCGTGCTGCACGAGCCGTCGGGCACGATCGTCGCCTACAACGAGCTGGCCCTCGCCGGTCCCGCCGATTCCGCGACGAGCCAGTGGGGCACCCTCGTGCTGCGCGAGCACCGGGGTCACCGCCTCGGCACGGTCGTCAAGTGCGCGAACCTCCTCCGCTGGCGCGACATCGCGCCCGAGTCGCCCTTCGTGTCGACCTTCAACGCGGAGGAGAACCGGCCGATGCTCGACATCAACGAGGCCATCGGCTTCGTCGGCGTCTCGGTGGCCGGAGCGTGGCAGAAGACGCTGTGA
- a CDS encoding GNAT family N-acetyltransferase, which yields MSNTAPTAPRGVEFRLLTIPPTMDGSDAARDFADHVAVRNAVYREISGHDDNSLPPDELLPMYQPDDYQRRHLWLVLEEGRPIGRVGCDIPLEEGSKVSFWLIELLRETWGRGIGSAGHDLVEQTARSFGRTVLQAWAEHPDAPGRRLQPPTGFGSIPEDHGARFFLRHGHTLEQIERCSVFDLTGSFDRVDALAADARAAADGYRTVHWIAPTPEEFVSGYGWMKSRMITDAPSAGIEFDDEVWDAARVAAHDAKYTQAGRRLQVTAAQHIATGELCAFNELVIGKDRTAATQQEDTLVLSEHRGHRLGMLVKTENLRAWRDVAPASPRVITYNAEENRPMLDINEAIGFVPLTYEGAWKKVLA from the coding sequence ATGTCGAACACCGCGCCGACCGCACCGCGCGGAGTGGAGTTCCGGCTCCTCACCATCCCCCCGACCATGGACGGCAGCGATGCCGCCCGCGACTTCGCCGACCATGTGGCGGTCCGCAACGCCGTGTACCGCGAGATCTCCGGCCACGATGACAACTCGCTGCCGCCCGACGAGCTGCTGCCCATGTACCAGCCCGATGACTACCAGCGCCGCCACCTGTGGCTGGTGCTCGAGGAGGGCCGGCCCATCGGGCGGGTCGGCTGCGACATCCCGCTCGAGGAGGGCTCGAAGGTGTCGTTCTGGCTGATCGAGCTGCTGCGCGAGACGTGGGGTCGCGGCATCGGCAGCGCCGGTCACGACCTCGTGGAGCAGACGGCCCGCTCATTCGGACGCACCGTCCTGCAGGCGTGGGCGGAGCACCCGGACGCACCGGGCAGACGGCTGCAGCCGCCGACCGGGTTCGGCAGCATCCCGGAGGACCACGGTGCCCGCTTCTTCCTGCGTCACGGACACACCCTGGAGCAGATCGAGCGCTGCAGCGTCTTCGACCTGACCGGCTCGTTCGACCGGGTGGACGCCCTGGCCGCCGACGCGCGCGCCGCGGCCGACGGCTATCGCACCGTGCACTGGATCGCCCCGACGCCGGAGGAGTTCGTCTCGGGCTACGGCTGGATGAAGTCGCGCATGATCACCGACGCGCCCTCGGCGGGCATCGAGTTCGACGACGAGGTGTGGGACGCGGCTCGCGTCGCGGCCCATGACGCCAAGTACACGCAGGCCGGACGCAGGCTGCAGGTCACCGCGGCGCAGCACATCGCCACCGGCGAGCTGTGCGCGTTCAACGAGCTCGTCATCGGCAAGGACCGCACGGCCGCCACGCAGCAGGAGGACACCCTCGTGCTGTCCGAGCACCGCGGGCACCGGCTCGGCATGCTCGTGAAGACCGAGAACCTCCGAGCCTGGCGCGACGTGGCCCCCGCCTCGCCGCGCGTCATCACCTACAACGCAGAGGAGAACCGTCCCATGCTCGACATCAACGAAGCCATCGGCTTCGTCCCCCTCACCTACGAGGGCGCCTGGAAGAAGGTGCTCGCATGA
- a CDS encoding YceD family protein encodes MREFAFSVPAPEKWGEGLVSVKQGEPVDIDVRVESVHEGMLVSGTIDSEYSGICGRCLTDIVQPVEVEIQELFTYPGHETADFEVQDDHVDLESLVRDAIVLSLPFQPVCQPDCPGLDPATGERLATSPVSEQTGAPDPRWAALQDYTRDHDDDSPRSAPGDTAVRNTEES; translated from the coding sequence ATGCGCGAGTTCGCGTTCTCGGTGCCCGCGCCCGAGAAATGGGGCGAGGGCCTCGTCTCCGTGAAGCAGGGCGAGCCCGTCGACATCGACGTCCGCGTCGAGTCCGTGCATGAGGGCATGCTCGTCTCCGGCACCATCGACAGCGAGTACTCCGGCATCTGCGGACGATGCCTCACCGACATCGTCCAGCCTGTCGAAGTCGAGATCCAGGAGCTTTTCACGTATCCTGGACACGAGACAGCTGATTTCGAAGTTCAAGACGACCACGTGGATCTTGAAAGTCTGGTCAGAGATGCGATAGTCCTGTCGCTTCCGTTTCAGCCGGTGTGTCAGCCGGATTGCCCCGGCCTCGATCCGGCCACGGGCGAGCGTCTGGCCACCAGCCCCGTCTCAGAGCAGACCGGCGCCCCGGATCCCCGGTGGGCCGCGCTCCAGGACTACACCCGAGACCACGACGACGACTCCCCGCGCTCCGCGCCCGGGGACACCGCCGTCCGGAACACAGAAGAGAGCTGA